AAATGATGCAAGAGCAAGTAAGACAGAAAATTTGCAAGATTAGATTTTGAAATGTAcagtatataaagaaaaataccagattttaaattgttaacacAAGCATATATTTGCTGTTTCTTCCTGCATTTATGTATAGTGGTGTTCAAAAAGTCACATCTTGTTCTAATTAACCCATTCACCCATTCATGGTAACTGTGGTACTGCTcctttgcagggcaaaatgacatcGTTTTGTGAAGTATGATCAACGTAACATCAATTATACGTTTCATTTAAGTTGCTTAATTATCTATCTCTTAAAATTTCGGCAAAGTATATCAGCCCTTCAAGAGAGAAGTCTATAAAGGGtctataaaatgaaatacagaggtatatgtacatgtaggtacatgtaagttactaggcctacatgtatatatatatggcaGTAAGCATGGTACATGTAAGTGTTTATCAGTCAACAGTGACTGGGATAACACCTGTATATCTGCAACCAAAGTCATAAAATAAATCAGTCCAAATACgacatatatacattgtaagttAATAATATTAATCACTCATTAACTGTCCGTCAATTTCTGtttaatatattcaaacaaattttcattttcacccCATTGTCCAATCATCAATTTTTTGACGAGTTACATGGTAACATACCGGTAGGTCATAAatctaattaaatatataaatatttttagagaaGATTCATAATCAGCATGTACCATGTGTACTATGGTAAACTGGGCTAATCGATGTTAACACgttaaaatggtttgaaattaaatttagtgAGCACACGTGCATTATGAATTGAAAGCTTTTTTATTCATGCATGTCAAGAAAGTTGGTATTGAAATTACCAGGTTTTTTACAAGTTTACCTACAAGACTATTTACAGCAATTATAAAATGGTTTTCCGTCCATATTTTCAGTTTCAGCAGTCGATTTTGCCGCCATTTTGATCACCTAATTTTGAAGCCGGATAAGGATGACATTTCCGGTTAGTTAGaaagggaggggaggggggggggggggtgaccgTTATAGACAGAGAGGACAGGTGTGGACGTCGATATAAACAAGGTTACTTGTATCAAAATAGTGATAagtgtttatttttagatttgttGTGTAATATGCTTGTGATTGTAAGGGTGAGGAGTGTTTTATCTTCGTAATACAATTATGTCAGTTTACCAGCATATGCACGTATGATTTGTCATTCTCAGTTCAGATTTTAATtcagaaataatttattaatatcataggcataaaagaaacaaaatcacTGTTCTTGACATATAACATAAAATACGCGAGTTTTAGAAAATGATGTGGCTTTTCAAGTAAAACAATTTATGCAAATTCATTTTTCACAAAGACCACTGCACACGTGTTGTCTGGACGTTTTGGCTCCCTACAGGCCTTCATTAAATAGGAATAATAACCAGTGTATTATTGCGCCAGCTACTGATGAACTCGGCTGAATGCCTCCCAATTAGCAATCCTTGGGTTGTGTCCATTCTGTCACGTGTTTACGACTCTATAAATGCCATACTGTCGGGATAATTGTATCAGATGACCAATAAAACCGACAGTTCTTTCTGTAGCATTACAAATAACACCTTCTGTACAAAGGAGAGCCATTTTTTTCGTATTCTCTTTCTATAATTAAAAAACTTACCACAACTGTCTGTAAAATATTAGTGATAAAATTACGACCTGCAACACCAGACTGATTTTGGTTGTGCATAAGATCGTCTTTGACAGTATTAAAAGTTAAactattatttctttttcatgaaTCAATTATGACTATTTATTAGAGGATTTTTAGcatgaatatcaattttaagaATACTTAAGATATATATTGTTAACCAATTTAGTATATTTACAAAGTAATGGCAAGAAAAATGTTCTGATTCTACCAGTTAGATTTAGAtctgtatatatagatatgttagaactgttgacaacaaTTAAAACTGCATCATTCTACGTTTCATTAATTACGTCTGTCATTTGTACTTGCAAGATAATGAGATAGAATGGAAATTAATGCAAATCTTTCCCATCACGTGTGGGATCGAGGGTCAGAGGCCAGGTGcacggtatatatatatacctggaTAATTTATCGGTATTatgcaaaaattaatattatcgTTCCCACGTTGTATAATAAATGTTGTAGATTATAATAAGAACTGTACATTGTGTATAGTAAAAAAGATGTACACAGATTATATCTGTATTAAAGTAAAAGAGGTACAAAATTTACGTAGTCTTAATTGCCAGCAATCACTTCTCCTTCACATTATTTACACGTAACATCAGATCATTCATTGCTTTACAGCGGTGGGCGTGAGATATAGAACTCATTGATGTCTTATCAATATTACACATTGACATTTGTAAGATTTTGGATTACACGTATATATGATAAGGAGAGTAAAGGGGTTTttattgggggaggggggggggggggggggtgggaaCCATTATCTCTTCAGGAAGGACTCCATTCACGTGTTCGCGTGGTCAAAAGAGAAGGACAAATCAATCTACCTTTTTTTAGTACAAAAACCAGGTGTTTTGATCATAAAAACGCCAGTTTCTAAGTTATAAATGAATAGGTTCCCATCTTCTAGTTTTTGTGGAAAGTTTCAAGAATTtattaacaccccccccccccccccaccgcacCACACCACATTACACTATTCGCCCTTTTCAATTGTTCTGTGTTTAACTTTGAATAGCACATTTTTTCATGCATGAACGATATATGACACCTTAGCAAGTGACATGCATTCCAACCTGTAGTTTCTCACAGACATAAAACACATGCAGCACCCAATTTACATACAAATTACTCGTATGTCTAGCACAATGGAAAATTGCGACGAAATTTGGAAACAAGAGAAAGAGATTAAATTGAAGGGGGTTTtcataatagaaatactgtacATAATTAATTGGAATTTATGTATATGTGTCTGTCTTTACAAGAAAGCATTAAATTTACATCGATCAAGTTGTTCGATCAACTTTTGTAATGCATTGAACCATGTGGTAAATACATACTTTTGTTGCAAAAATTACGAAatgatcgattttttttttggtcaataaaaaaactcctttgaaaaaaatcatcacattTTGCAAACTAAAAGTTTCTCTTATACTACATGAATAAGCGAtcgaaaatacatttattaacattttcttaTAATGTATAAAGTTAATTATTAACCTGCACACTTACCTttggaaaatacaaaaattccTTGTAGTAAAACGCATAACATAACATACAGGTGCGACATTTTAAGTCAGGAATTGAACAACTTCTAAAAGAAGTCATGAAAAGTTAAACGACTATCATATAATCCGTATTAGTTAGACTCCTCCATCGTTAGTCGCAAAAATTCCAAGTTATGAAACTCCGATTTTGTGTTTCGACAACAGAAGGACCATATTTCTGTGGAGCAGGAGACAGTAGAGTGAGAGCGATTTGTCAAACTGAACTATAACCGTGAAAGGGTCACTTTCCGTCAGCTGTGACGTGCGTATGAAATTAACATCAACGAGACACATATTTCAACGCAGCACAAACCCATTCACTTTATAGTGCTCAAGTCGGTTGAAATTCTGCgcaaaaattgtatattttgtaaattgttgtCTTAGACACATGGAAGATTAACAAACGCACAACAAAATATATTGCTTtggttttataaattaaaaaaaaaaacttaatgacGATGAAACAGCgcattgctctctctctctctctctctctctctctctctctctctctctctctctctcgctctctctctctctctctctctctctctctctctctcaaagagATTAACTGAAATGCAGGCACTATAAACTTATTCTTAGAAATAGAATACTAGCTTGTATTTAGTGTTCGGATATTGGCTTTATACAACAAGGCAAAAAGCACTACACAACACAATCCCAATATCTACGCGTTTGCAATAGTGTCCCCAAAGTTGTCCTCACGTATGCTTTCAAGATTTTGTTTACTGAAAATTTTGACAGGTTTGACAAGTATTCAATAGTGACTAAAAATACTCTCTATGCACGTCTAACCTAAGAGTTTGTGATTATGTACAGTTTCAAGTATAGGACCATCGATGAATAAATCGGAATTATAATTAGTATGATGTGTTCTATGATAATATACAGTGGaaaaacatttgatttcatCTTTCCTAGAAGCAGTAAGAATTTTGTCAATTCtgtctttttttaattgatcaGTTCATATGATAAATTAGATCCATActttgcattttaaaagaaagaaccATTGCATAACATCCAAAATTACATATTCAAGGCATTTTGTCTCTAATCTTGTATGTAAAGTTCATTTCGTCTATGTTGTACACAGGTATTTCAACCAACATTTTATATCCCACAACTAAGTATATTTACtatcattttttcataataaatgtCAGTATTTGCACTAACAGCTAGTAAATCTTCACATAAATGGTGTACCACGTGCAATGATAGCTGGTGTTTTTGCCACATAGTGGTCAAACTAAACCATTTTAATGGGAGACAAAGGGCTTACTAAAAAGTCTTTATTTATATAACTATTCATAAAGAAAGTATTCATAAAGAAAGTAaatctaattaataaattaattaaagtgATTATCTTTTTTACAAGAATAAATTTACGTATTATTTTAAAGGTGCGTTAcgcatttattaaaaaaagaaaaaaagaataacttggaatgaaaatgttttttttttcttcagtagAGCTTCAATGGAAACAATAGACGAATTTTGTTGGCTCAAAGCATAGACATATATCGTTATGTGtctatgctaaaaaaaaaaaccccaaggaGTTCTAAATTAACGCTGCATGAATTAAGAGGGACTCATGCGACGAAGGCTTTGCCATCAAGTTTTCCAAATCGTTATTAAAATTCATGTAGGGAATCACCAGAAAttcaagaaatatatttatacaaaaacttATTCGAAGTAGGCCTGAATATGTTGATCAATTAGATCTTATTTATTCCATAGTAGATTACAACGCCCCTTTgacaagagagataactcctaCAGACAGAACCTTTATTGAaggcaatattttttcttattaaatcgATTATTTTGCGTGTATCAATTTTTCTTTTAGGAAATTGTTATCGATGTAGCAACCTCTTGCACGAATGTACCGCTGGAAATGATCAGTATTGGTAGAGTATTCAAGCTTGCTGTTAGAGAACTGGTacttttttgtactttttgtaTCATAAACTAGTATGGTGTTTCCTTCTGAATGTCCCTGTTTTTAGTATAacatttcttttattcactagGAGGACTTTCAAGCAAGAGATCTTACTTTGTGGCGAAATTAAAAGTTCActgtctgataaaaaaaataaattcacattgtttttACCATTCTCTGCAATGGTAGCCACCtttataacccgcatgaataatcaaagaaagcattttattgtttagatttacatctttcttttaataaaactaaATCAATGAATTGATCGTAAATAGGAagtaaaataaactaaattattgttaatctACATTAGTAcgttaacttaaaaaaaattaaccaagtCGTCTAAAacgggaatttgagtctgacatcatcctgagtatttcgtgcagtctgtgattATTCTCAAGATGCTAAAAGTTTCTATCAATTGATAAACACTATCGGGGTTTGCAGATTTCAGTCCTCTCAGAAGGCACggagcatcgtttttgaaagggggcaGTCTAATCAAGAAATTCTTAGACAAGCAAAAcaaaaaggggggagggggagaaaaaaaatcgtgaaaatcatgatatccatggggggaggggggcagagCACACTGAACCTGAATATATCTAACTTCAATTTTACTATTAATTTTTCACTTCAATTGTTACTTGGTCACCAAACAGTGAAGGGAGGGGGGCAACTCTATGTTAgttcactttttttaaatttaagaaaaatctttgctgcgagaaaaagttaAGGGGGCAGGCCccctgtccccccccccccccccccgatgctacgtgccagCTCAGTTTCTATAAagctatgaattacaataaatttcCGTAAAAGGAAGAAAGAATCGTACTAGGTGGGTGAAAATATTTCACTATAAATAgccaatatatttctttttttttttttttttttataaagaggCGTTTTAATTAGTTTCCAATTTTAAGAATGTTATGTTCCATATTTAAAATAagcatgttttgaaataatcGTGAATGATATAAACTTTTTGGACTCATAATCACCGTTCCTCATCTCCTCGGCTCCATGctgttataaagaaaaaattatctatCTACAAAGCTTTAGACTTTTTTTAATGATCGGGTTCGAGGTAAAGCTTCACGGTATGCATTTCCGGATTTCCCCTTGTCTTAAAATAACAGTCCAATCAGATTCCAGATCCCAAGGGCGACACGTGTATTTCCCCTCGAGCTACGAATATGTCAAACTGTCTTATCTACTAGGAATTGCCACGTTGAACAATTGGCTTTATATATCTGTTTATACACCTGACACATCCTTTATGATATTCACAAGATGGCGAAATTAACGTATCTGTGCATCGCTTGCTTTTTCGTTGCCCTTGTTGCAAGTGAGGAGGGAGAACTGAAGATTGATGTTCTAAAGACTGTAGAAGATGataaatgtacaagaaaaagtAAACGACTCGACATGCTTAGCATGCATTATGTAGGAACACTAGAAGATGGAACCAAATTTGACTCCAGGTGAGCACGTGGACAGGTGGAAACTTTGTTACAGGTCGTGTAATGTTTCATGCTGGCATCATTAGCTAAACTCGACTTGAATCATACATATGCATAAGCTTGTGTTGATAACTACCATATTGCAGTCTTATTTTGAAAGTAATGTTGTCCATGCATGTAGACACGTCTATAATTAGGCCCAATGGTAAATAAGTTAAGAGTTCCATACACATATGGTGGTTATGATTTATAactgttaatttgtttttaaagtaaatttaaaaagttgaaaagaCAAATTTTACTCTTTTGATATTGACCACACATTACTTATATgctatatacattgaatattaaaagataaatacTTTGGTTGATTTAAGTCATCAGTCAACTCTAGTTAAGTAGCTTTACCTTTAATTATTGTCAAAAGATTTTCTGCTTGACCAGTTGAGAAAAGAAAAGAGTACCATATGCACATGTCAGAGTGTAAAGGGAGATTTGTTTGAGGTCAACCTTAATCTGTATAATCCTAATCTTCTATACAGGTTCTAGCTTACACTTACATCAATGATATGGTCTTATCGGGATAGAGTAcaaatttaatgtttattttatcatttttaaacatacatgtattcacatAAAGATAACATTTCACCCACAACAGTAAGGTATATTTCTAAAGCACACCAAAGTCTACAACCTGtgcatatattaattttattagtgAAGATCATGGTAGACTGTTTGTGTTCCAACTGGGCCTGGGACTTTTAGGCCAGAGGTAGGCAAGCTTTGACTAGGATTGGTTGGTCAAGGTAGAATCATTGAATTCTTCAATAAAACGGAAGTTAGCAGCTAATTTTTCAACTGTTTGTTGATGGTTTCGAAAGTTTGTCAGCTATCATGTCCAAATTGGAGATGCTTGAATGCAACATATGTTGCTTTGCATACCAGctggttcattttaaaatcagtgtTCATGATGAATGAAATAGATACCGGTACTGAAACTTCAACAGTAGCATAGTACATATATCCAGTTTATTAATTATTCAATGCGGCTTGTAGCCTTGTACATACGGTCTGATATACAAGGATTTTGTGTGAAAGAGGatcaatatttatgattttattacagCGCCGATCATGGTCAGCCTTTTTCCTTCCAACTGGGTATTGGTCAGGTTATCAAAGGTTGGGACCAGGGGCTTCTGGACATGTGTATCGGAGAAAAAGAGAAAGCTGACCATCCCATCCCACTTGGGGTATGGTGACCAAGGAGCAGGTGGGTCTTCTATCTTTGATTTAtgattagaaccattttaacaagaccttggacttttggtaggaCGTGACTacctatttcttgcgtcaaaacaagtaaaaatgACACTGGTCTCAAGCGAAATGTGCACAGATTgctagctcaaaagccagacaaatcttgttaatTTTAATAAGCTATGGCTGAAtagcctacaatgaaatagacaggcctatgcCACATTGCTGTTTGAAACAACTGCCCatagtccaagctcttgttaaaatggttctatttaaacacatttacaacAAAGCTGACTTGTTGAAATTAACCAGCTTTAGGTTTGTTGATTCTTTTATCAATGCATATGTTGTGGTTTTACTAATGAGTACATTAGTCATTGATATTATGTGAAGGAACTTACTGACATATGTATGAATCAATTATTCATAATTCTGTCAAATATCTGAATGATGCTGTATTTATGGCAATTTATAAGATTTTCACTGTCTGACTTTTGTACTATTACTGAAAGGGCTTGAATAGCTAGCTGGGCCTGTTGCCCAATCCTATCAACCCATtaagattttcaataaaatgattataagtttaaattcattttattcaggTAATTTATATTATTAAGTGGGAATAACAATAATGGATTTTTCAGCAGACTTTGGCAGCTTATTTTTTTGGTTGCCTCTCTTGTCTATATAGATTGTGTGATGTGCATactaataagttaaaaataactCCGAAGAAAAACTGAATAATTAAATAGGGGTTAATTTCTGAATTCAATCAAGCATTGAATTAATTTGACAAGACACTACACATACTCTAGCTtcttattataatttattttatatattaattggatatatattttatttatttacaggAGAGAAGATTCCACCTAAGTCTACCCCTTATTTTCGAAGTAGAACTTTTAGATGTTCAAGATGGACCAAAACCAgagaacattttcaaaaagattGATACGGATGAGGACAACAAACTGTCAAGAGAAGAGGTACGTCTATTATTACTAATACCAGGTAGTTCTGACAGCAATGGTTCACAGGTCAGCGGGGATATGGTGGAATGATTCACAAATTAATCAGATGAATAACAAGTGATTAACTCTGTCCATTAACTTTCCCTTATCATGACTGGTACATATATCCATActaattttgtttaatgaatTAATCTGACATTATAGACGATCGAGTAACAAAAGGATGACttgcatttttttctgcagAGAATTGACCTTCCCTTGTTAGCACTACATGTGTGCATAAAAATGGTTTGGTTTACAATGCATTtagattatgaaaaatattctaGTACggtgaatacatgtataggaGCTGGGGTgtggaatgattttttttttaacttaataggttttttttctgtgtgCATTTACTTGTAACTTGTTAAATTGAATTGCCATCTGTTTTTTATGTCCATTCTCATCAATTAAAAGAAacagatctaaaaaaaaattatcacattAATACAGAAGTAGTGGAACTTGacatttgaatgatttattgaTCACACGTTGTGCATTTTAAGAATTTGAATGTGCAATTcaggcaaattttttttttatccagtaTTGCATCAATCTTATTTGACAGTAATGTGACTTTGTCTTGCAGATCTCAGATTTTATAGTTAAACAGACCGAACAGTCCGGCCAAAAGATCGACCCCTCAGCCAAGGAACATACCGACGTAGTCGAGAATATCTTCGTGCATGAAGACAAAGATAAAGACGGACACATTTCTCATGATGAGTTTAGCGGGCCTAAACATGAAGAACtctaattttatgaattgtAGGGACACAGTTTGAAGTTTTTCTAGCACTGCACTGACATTCTACTGAGATTTTGCCTTCGCTTAACAAGTCAAgcaaatgtataattataaaataaaagttgggaAACATCAAATTTATCCATAAATTTGATTGTTTCATTTATAGTTTGATTTTGACTTTGAAATGATTTTGCTTTCAAGTTTCAATGCTTTCTGATTTGCTTGACTTTTTAAGCTTTATTTACAGGTTGTGTTTAGTGTTTTGATTGCTAATACAGCCCACTAACTTTTCATGCTTTACACAGAATCATGCTGCAAGACATTCTCTCAATCCTGCCTGCATGCaacttattttgttttcatttctttcatattattttcttattgtttaactttggtgggtttttttttctaccttTTTAAATCACTGTAATGGATAATTTTTTGTGTACACAAAAACTAATAAACCTTCATTACCGGAGGGATCTTTAAatgcaaatttcaaaatcaaaataagtacaatacattttcatcattttcatacTAACTAGCACTAACTCGAAAGCTTTAACCATGCATGCATGACCATCAGACTCTTTACAGTAGCtataaacttgtgtagaggtaAGGAAGCATGCAATACTAACAAAGAATTACACCATTATATGTCACTAGTTTTAGAGCATGTACAGAACTGAAACAATATGCATGCTTAAAATACCGAGAATTTATTATTGGATATTTTATTTGGccaatcattaaaaataaatgtacatgtatgctatattgaaagtcattttaaaaataaaattgcaaaaataacttctgaaataaatattttgaaatagaactTTACGTAAAgttcgaaaaaaaaaagtaaaaatttttgATTAACTACCTCAcctgaataatttttttttgctaaatgttttttttttatattttgcactTGTAGGTTTCTGAGTTTATTTTACAAGAATTGAAAAGTGCTTTTAAAAGTGATGACGTCGATAAAAACAATGGACAGCACAAAGACCTTCtccaaaatgtttttgaaaaagaagATCAAGATAATGATGGGTTCATCTCAAGAGAGGAATTCAGTGGCCCAAAACATGAAGAACTCTGAAAATTagaatttcaataattttgttaatcaatTGTGATAGTGTGTGCTTTAATGTGAAACATGaagtttaaaagttgttttagcTTGATTTGAGATTAATAAGATTAAGTAAATGTGGACcactttattttataattttttcaggTTGTGAAGTTATCGTTAATGCCAAATATTGCTATGT
The nucleotide sequence above comes from Magallana gigas chromosome 2, xbMagGiga1.1, whole genome shotgun sequence. Encoded proteins:
- the LOC105320897 gene encoding LOW QUALITY PROTEIN: uncharacterized protein (The sequence of the model RefSeq protein was modified relative to this genomic sequence to represent the inferred CDS: deleted 2 bases in 2 codons), whose translation is MAKLTYLCIACFFVALVASEEGELKIDVLKTVEDDKCTRKSKRLDMLSMHYVGTLEDGTKFDSSADHGQPFSFQLGIGQVIKGWDQGLLDMCIGEKRKLTIPSHLGYGDQGAGEKIPPKSTLIFEVELLDVQDGPKPENIFKKIDTDEDNKLSREEISDFIVKQTEQSGQKIDPSAKEHTDVVENIFVHEDKDKDGHISHDEFSGPKHEEL